The genomic window CGTAAAGATGAACTTCAGAAGATGATTGATGAAAAGCCGGTCGACTTGATGAAACTCACGCTCAAATATTTTAAGGGAAGGGTGTCCGTTTCTCAGGCAAAGAACCGGCTTACCGCAGGGGCCATACCACCCGAGGAATGGAGCAGATGGTGGACAAGCACAAAGAAACTGCTTAAAAAAGACCCCTATATCAAACTTACCGAAGGCACCCCCACAACCTCATTTCTTGAATTTCGCGCTTCCCCCATGACCCACCACCAGGAGATACTCGAAAGACTCAGCCATGTAAAAGATCTGGACACGAAGATAGAAATTACGAAAAAATATATCTCCGGAATAAAACAGACAGACGTGTGCAAAGAAACTCTCAGGGAACTGAGCAATCTCTTTATAAAGGAAGGAGACCAATGGCGTGACACGAAACCTTCGTTGGCGATAGAATGCCTTATCCTCCTGGAAGAGATCCACTGTGCTCTCAAAGAGGAACCGGATACCTATAAAAAAGAAGTCGAAACGCGTATCACCACAAGCAACAATCTCCCGGAACTCGTTGAAGCTATCGGTATATTGGAATACAAAAAATACATCCTTGACTTGTCAAAAAAGGTCAGACAAGAAAAATGGCAGGAGGAATTTGCCCGTCTCTTTTTTATAAACGACGGCAATCTATGGGATTTCATCATCAAGGAGCTGATTATCGAGAACCAGCAACACGCCATTGAAAATGTGGCATTAAAAGTATTCAATCACTTCAACGCATATCCGGAGCATTACATCTGGTTTTGCAAGAATTGCATGCACGGGCGATATTCTGAACTTTACAAAAATATTGATCCGGGTATCATGTTCAACCGGCTCATTGAGTTGTTAGACAACCTCTGTTTTAAGATCCAGAAAGGACGGGACGGAGATTTCAAGACCAGCGTCAACAAGATCAAAAATCTCATCGAGGATAAAGGAACTGATTATACCCTCGCGATTCTGAATGATGCCAATGCGGAGAGCATCTTTACCATTGTCTCCAGCAGCAAGGGCCTGGAAGATTGGTTCAAGGTTTCTGTGGAAAGTGTTATTCATGACCGCTATCCGGAACTATTCGAAGAACCAGGACTTCCCAAACTTGACGAAAGTAAAATCTACGTCACCAAAGACGGATATGACAGAAAAAAGAAGGAATTTGACCATCTTATGAACGTGGAATTCCCGGAAAACGCACGCGACCTTGGAGAGGCTATCAGCCGGGGCGACCTGCGGGAAAATGCAGAATACAAAGCAGCCCGTGAAAAACAGGCCATGCTCGTGGAAAAAGCAGAGCGTATGAAGGCAGAATTACAGCGGGTAGTTATTCTGGACCCACATTCTGTGCATCCGGAAACCGCATCACCGGGCACAAGAGTTACGTTAAAGCACCAGGGAAAGACAGAATTGGAGACCTACACCATACTAGGCCCCTGGGATGTCGACATTGAAAAGGGCGTCATCTCTTACCTTTCACCGATTGGAAAAGGACTGCTGCACAAAGCGGCCGGAGAAACGGCAACCATCAAACTCCCGGAAGGAGAGTCTGTTTACGAAATCATCAAGATTGAAAAGGCTTTATAATATTACCGTATAAAATCTTTCTCTTTTTACGAGTTTCTACAACCCCCTTCACCCTTTTTTCCCGGGAGGAATCGGTTGCGGCTGTGCCGCGTTATAAATTACACGCGCCTTTTCATTTCATAAAACGACTGAGAAACGCCTTTGTCCGCTCACCTTGAGGATGGAAAAACATCTCCTGCGGGCTGCCTTGTTCCACAATTTCACCCTTATCGAGAAAGATCACCCGGGTCGAGACGTCCCGTGCAAAGCCCATTTCATGCGTTGCGATTATCGTTGTCATCCCTTCCACCACCAGGTCCTTTATAACCTGGAGTACCTCTTCAATCATCACGGGGTCAAGGGAGGACGTCGGTTCATCAAAGAGCATCGCTTCAGGCTTCATCGCCAGGGCACGGGCAATAGCCACCCGCTGCTGTTCACCTCCTGACAATTGTCCCGGATATTTTTGCGCCTTTTTCTCCAGATGCACCTTCCTGAGTAAAGAAACAGCTTGTGCCTCGGCTTCGGCCTGCTCAACACCCAGCACATGCATGGGAGCCACGGTTATGTTGTGAAGCACGGACATGTGGGGAAAAAGATTAAACTGCTGAAAGACCATTCCGACCTGCCGGCGGATATTCTTTACTGCGAGAGCCGCTTGCTCCTTATGATACGCCTGCTCATTGACGCCATAGAGCCTTTGACCATCAACTGCTATGCAACCTCTCTGAAATAGTTCCAATCCATTCAGGCATCGCAATAGGGTACTCTTGCCACTGCCAGATGGTCCAATCAGAGAGACAACGTTACCCTTTTCCATAGCAAGATGCAGTCCTTTGAAGAGAAACTGCTGATCATATGCCTTGAACAGATTATCAATTTCTATCATGCAATTTTAACCTCTTTTCCAGTTTTCTGGCATACAGAGACAAGGGATAGCTCATGCCAAAATAGAGGAGCGCCGTAATAATTCCCAGGGTGAAAAAATCCATTGATGCAGCCGCCAGGATACCATAA from Candidatus Brocadia sp. includes these protein-coding regions:
- the greA gene encoding transcription elongation factor GreA produces the protein MSDKSVVNENKHSVSDLLSLINTEQYNKLEEVWLEFVESNNKSLSDLFEVVDLLIKREEKKRAQDFLMILTPHYKQKGLYQDVLEILKKMLEYNPKERGLAKEIAECYANIYKDKPCVKDLIEKTCPETTADIRGALKLLERYFYLDRGNYVFHKSWGVGEVVSVDTSSEKVHINFEKKKNHSIAMDIAPDILQKLDNDDLLVMIFARKDELQKMIDEKPVDLMKLTLKYFKGRVSVSQAKNRLTAGAIPPEEWSRWWTSTKKLLKKDPYIKLTEGTPTTSFLEFRASPMTHHQEILERLSHVKDLDTKIEITKKYISGIKQTDVCKETLRELSNLFIKEGDQWRDTKPSLAIECLILLEEIHCALKEEPDTYKKEVETRITTSNNLPELVEAIGILEYKKYILDLSKKVRQEKWQEEFARLFFINDGNLWDFIIKELIIENQQHAIENVALKVFNHFNAYPEHYIWFCKNCMHGRYSELYKNIDPGIMFNRLIELLDNLCFKIQKGRDGDFKTSVNKIKNLIEDKGTDYTLAILNDANAESIFTIVSSSKGLEDWFKVSVESVIHDRYPELFEEPGLPKLDESKIYVTKDGYDRKKKEFDHLMNVEFPENARDLGEAISRGDLRENAEYKAAREKQAMLVEKAERMKAELQRVVILDPHSVHPETASPGTRVTLKHQGKTELETYTILGPWDVDIEKGVISYLSPIGKGLLHKAAGETATIKLPEGESVYEIIKIEKAL
- a CDS encoding amino acid ABC transporter ATP-binding protein: MIEIDNLFKAYDQQFLFKGLHLAMEKGNVVSLIGPSGSGKSTLLRCLNGLELFQRGCIAVDGQRLYGVNEQAYHKEQAALAVKNIRRQVGMVFQQFNLFPHMSVLHNITVAPMHVLGVEQAEAEAQAVSLLRKVHLEKKAQKYPGQLSGGEQQRVAIARALAMKPEAMLFDEPTSSLDPVMIEEVLQVIKDLVVEGMTTIIATHEMGFARDVSTRVIFLDKGEIVEQGSPQEMFFHPQGERTKAFLSRFMK